A stretch of DNA from Zootoca vivipara chromosome 16, rZooViv1.1, whole genome shotgun sequence:
TAAGAAATGCCCTTAGGGGGCTGAGAGGACCCCACAAAGTAATCAGTTGTTTTACTTTGTTGGGACGGTTCATGTAAGGGCCGCACGAGCTTAGAGGTCTGGGTGGAGTGATCAGACTGTCGTGGCGGGTCACTCACTCTGATAGAAGCAGATTCTGGTACAGTCAAATCTCGCACCACAAAATTGCTAGAAGGCGGTATAAAGATGACATCCAGATGAATAGGGATAGTCATTGGCACTATCGCCAACTGTTGATCTCTGGAGAGATTTGTAGCAACTCCTTGGGATTTGGGGCTGTCCTCCTTGGGAGCATAGCAGGTAAGATTGTGGTATTTTTGTTTATATGCCCTGCTGGATGAGGGGCTTGCTAATGTATTGGGTTGTGAGTGAAGGTAAAGCTAAGTGGGTGCTGCTTTTCTTCCTTCAGGAAAGATGGCTGCCATACGCAAGAAACTTGTCATTGTAGGAGATGGAGCATGTGGAAAGACCTGCCTCCTTATTGTCTTCAGCAAGGACCAATTCCCAGAGGTCTACGTCCCCACCGTCTTTGAGAACTATGTGGCTGACATTGAGGTGGATGGAAAGCAGGTAATACTGATGTTGGGAGCCTGCCGGGCTGGGCAGACGCCTGGGCGCAATGACAGTGCCTGATATCTCCACCATCTGGCTGGCTGGTGCTTTTTTTTGCTGCCATGCTATGGTGCAAGTCAGTTGGCTCACACTTCAgcaaaaaagcagcagcttctgcAAGCCACCTGACTCACACAGCAGCGCAGTAGCAGAAGAGTCTGCGTCTTTTGTAGAGCATTATGTACCATTCTACATTTTCCGTTTCTCTGAGGCCCAGCTGGGGTCCTGCTGCAAGCTCCTGTGCTGAGCCCAAATTGGAGGCCAGCTGCTTGCCcactatatatatttatatattgtctGGGGCATTTGGCCTcccagtgtttttcttctctGAGTTGGTCAGGGTAATGTGTGAAATAgccctcttcctctcctcacccccaagAGCAGAGAGGAATTGATTTGAGAGAAATGAAGAATAGCTGCAGAAAGAACAGGTGGTTCTTTTGGAACTGCATTTCTTGGTGGCAACAGGGCAGGgagtagagcaggcattcccaaacttcggccctcctgatgttttgaactacaattcccatcatccctcaccactggtcctgttagctaagggatcatgggagttgcaggccaaaacatctggagggccgcagtttggggatgcctggagaagAGTTTGGAGAATGCTTTTCTGATTGAATTACAACAATACCAGCATATTTCCACTTTGGTGTGATTCATTACAGAATCACATTACATTCATTACAGAATCACATTAATTacagacacaggtggcactgtgatctaaaccactgatcggaaggtcggtggttcgaatccccgtgacggggtgagctcccattgctcggccccagctcctgccaacctagcagttcgaaagcacgtcaaagtgcaagtagataaataggtaccgctccggcgggaaggtaaacggcgtttccgtgtgctgcttggctttatcatgctggccacgtgacccagaaaagctgtctgcagacaaacgtctgctctctcggccagtaaagcgagatgagcactgcaactccagagtcgttcgcgactggacttaactgtcaggggtcctttacctttaaggatctAATGGGGAAGAcactagcacaggcacccccaaactgcggccctccagatgttttggcctacaactcccatgatccctagctaacaggaccagtggttggggaagatggaattgtagtccaaaacatctggagggccaaagtttgggggtgcctgcactagcaCATCACAGAATTTGCTTTAGTTTAATGGAGTGATGACAGCACTTTGAGGACTTGCCCCCATTAAGTTATCATATTTGCATTTCCACAGGTAGAACTTGCCCTGTGGGATACAGCTGGCCAAGAGGACTATGACCGGCTAAGACCCCTCTCCTACCCAGATACAGACGTCATCCTCATGTGTTTCTCCATTGACAGCCCCGACAGTTTAGGTGAGTCTCCCCTGAGTATGTGGGAGGGCTGACTGAATGAGAAGCAGCAGAGACTTCTGCCGACTTCTGATTCTGGTCTCTTCCCAGATGTCAGATTGCTGATGGGATCAGTTAATCTGTCATAGTAGTTGATTAGCTGGTCATATGATGTGTACTACATCACACCACTGCTGGCGTTCAGTGTTCTGCCACTTGTCCCTCCCCATTTCCGTCTTTTCTCCCATTGCCCTGCCCATGTACACATGTCCCAGCTTTAACATTGGCTGCACCACATCCATTTTCTGAGTTTGCTGCTCCTGTACCCACAGTGGTGGAAGTCCTTTAAATTTCATCCTGGGTGGTATCTGAAGGAACTCGAGACAGTTTCCCAAATCTTTGCTTTGGGGCACAAGTGGCTGAGAACTCCACAGTCTTCCTAGGTTTATGCTTCCTAGGTTTATGCTGTTCTCTCTCCCTACAGAGAACATCCCTGAGAAGTGGACTCCGGAGGTGAAGCACTTCTGCCCCAATGTGCCTATCATCCTGGTGGGGAACAAGAAGGACCTGCGTAATGATGAGCATACACGCCGGGAGCTAGCCAAGATGAAGCAGGTGCAGAGAGGCAACAGACATTCTTTGCTGGGATTTAGTATTGCCATCGGAATAGGAGGAGGGTACAGACAGCTATGCATATGGCCATTTGGGGCTTGAAAGGAATCTATGTCCTTTCCATTTACATCTGAGCAGAAGCACAAGGTGTATATTGTGGCCTTCCTTTCATTTTTGAAGGGGGCTTGGCAAAGCACAAAGCTACTAGTTTCCACGGGGTTCTCAGTACCTTTTCACAACACACTCTATTTGGACTGAAGACAGCACGGCTTGCATGATGCCATCAAGTGTAACACATGCATgatggcatgtgtaacagagacttggttggatgaagcagatgggcctgtccttgctgctgcttctccaccaGATTTCTCTTACACatagcaacccaggccttgtgggccacgtgggggtgtgtgtttgcagtgatttttaggaagtcattagtttgcacctgccgtgctctggtccatggggtcacgaagagttggacacaactaaacaacaacaacagtttgcaccaggtgtcctattgggaagacccagttctctgactgcatgttctggaagttgggcaataggggcagtacaggattccgtTGGTGTACCGAACTCCCAGCTGcgccaaggattccctgcctgagcgGCTTCAGGTCATGGTGGATGTTctctggagacacctagtttggttgttgtcagagggtcgtcgtggctactctagagtctCATGGACTTGGGCAACTCCAGCCGGAATGCCACTGGGCTCAGGCAGAGTTACTCCagagtagccacaacgaccctctgacagcaATCCGGcaaacctccggcccatggaggccgtttatctggcccacgggccacccgtgaactgagccgcccgcttggcaagtcccccgcgCGCTGCAGTAAACcggcgcggggactcgccgagcagtgccggaaatggcttcttcGCCtgaatgttcagacccctgggccctcatttgtggggtgcctcagggatctgtcctcccccatgcttttcaacatctatatgcagccgctgggagagatcatttgggctgggtgttcatcagtatgcggatgatacccagctctacctctctttcaaatcagaaccagtgaaggtcctatgtgagtgtctggaggcggttggaggatggatggcggctaacagattgaggttgaatcctgagaagacagaagtactgttttgggggggcaggaggcggacaggtgtggaggactccctggtcctgaatggggtaactgtgcccctgaaggaccaggtgcgcagcctgggagtcattttggactcacagctgtccatggaggtgcaggtcaattctgtgtccagggcagctgtttaccagctccatctggtacgcaggctgagaccctacctgtccgcagactgtcttgccagagtggtgcatgctctagttatctctcgcttggactactgcaatgcactgtatgtggggctacctttgaaggtgacccggaaactacaactaatccaaaatgtggcagctagactggtgactgggagcagccgccgaaaccacataacGTTATAATAATAAAGTAAACCTCCAACTTCACAACCCTAGCAGGGGCTGGGTACCAGTTTTTCAGCAAAGGATACAGTTTCAGGGAGTTAGTATTGTGTGGTTATAGGAGCCAGGAGTTCTGATTGCTCAGCTCTTGCTTTGATTGCTAGATTCTGCCTCATTTCCCTTACCAGGAAAGATCCCAGGGGACCTCACTGTCTGTTTTGCCCTTCCCTTTCAGGAACCAGTGAAGCCAGAGGAGGGACGTGACATGGCAAACAGGATTAGTGCTTTTGGCTACCTGGAATGTTCTGCAAAGACAAAGGATGGAGTACGGGAAGTGTTTGAGATGGCCACCCGGGCTGCCCTACAGGCCAAACGTGGGCGCAAGAAGACCTCATGCCAGCTGCTGTAATTCCTTCCCAGCCTGCCTTCCCTGCTAGCCAGCCAAACCTTTGAGCTCCTAGCTTCCAGGCTTCCATCTCTTGTGATACCATGGACTGGCAGGTCTCCTCCGAGAGGGGGCTTGCTAGAGCTGGGCAGGGGCTCTTCTGAAGCATGACAACTAACTTTGGAGGTGGGGTTCCCAACCTGCCCCAGGCTCTGCCCATCACCGTGCAGGGGTGGCATTTCCCCCTTCCGTCACAGGCTTCTGACTCCCTCATAACAGGTCAGAAAATTCTGGCCCTCGGTGGGTCAGTGGGATAGTTCCTCGTCTTTCCGCGTGCTTGCTCACAGCAGTCTTGATTCTTGTTGGCAGCCTAGGGCACTACACTGCTCCAGGCCGTTTCTTTGTAGAAGACTTCTT
This window harbors:
- the LOC118097793 gene encoding transforming protein RhoA; protein product: MAAIRKKLVIVGDGACGKTCLLIVFSKDQFPEVYVPTVFENYVADIEVDGKQVELALWDTAGQEDYDRLRPLSYPDTDVILMCFSIDSPDSLENIPEKWTPEVKHFCPNVPIILVGNKKDLRNDEHTRRELAKMKQEPVKPEEGRDMANRISAFGYLECSAKTKDGVREVFEMATRAALQAKRGRKKTSCQLL